Proteins from one Triticum aestivum cultivar Chinese Spring chromosome 7A, IWGSC CS RefSeq v2.1, whole genome shotgun sequence genomic window:
- the LOC123146991 gene encoding uncharacterized protein: MGATASRSAPMTCDDLPVLWYSKLVRSRRVLNVGKVFFDGLVCNVEILPMCFDKDGLANVLIVSVGVMLDRHLRSFAGTHVSLEILDATGQHTVFHKDSDQEEDSFYWLTMYVRRCELEASSCVSASDRLTIRCTLEKKQQVTKRPHLLGILFKPNAVQEPPQVAMDGSHTLTVGSFSELSAALRAEGDGIYSRHFAIGGSRWYIKFCPKYHGRSFLCLGRGRMGKGEMPMTVEFSFDLKGVVNHQSQKMTHTFDRDNDDFFYDLEQIRRTSPMQDDSLLVRCCLTVVMPEETPIAVPVCSSESVLTPLLSAMHG, translated from the coding sequence ATGGGTGCCACGGCGAGCCGATCGGCGCCGATGACGTGCGACGACTTGCCGGTCTTGTGGTACTCCAAGCTGGTGCGGTCACGTCGCGTGCTGAATGTGGGCAAAGTCTTCTTCGACGGCCTCGTCTGCAACGTCGAAATTTTGCCCATGTGTTTCGACAAGGACGGCCTAGCCAACGTCTTGATCGTCTCGGTGGGCGTCATGTTGGATCGTCACCTCAGATCGTTCGCCGGCACCCACGTCTCCCTCGAAATCTTGGACGCGACCGGCCAGCACACCGTCTTCCACAAAGACAGTGACCAAGAAGAGGACAGTTTCTACTGGCTGACCATGTACGTGCGCAGGTGCGAGCTGGAGGCGTCGTCGTGCGTGTCTGCCAGCGACAGATTAACCATCCGGTGCACTCTGGAGAAGAAGCAGCAGGTAACAAAGCGGCCGCACCTGCTCGGAATCTTGTTCAAACCCAACGCGGTTCAGGAGCCGCCGCAGGTCGCCATGGACGGGTCCCACACGCTCACCGTCGGCAGCTTCTCCGAGCTCAGCGCGGCGCTTCGTGCCGAAGGGGACGGTATCTACTCCAGGCACTTCGCCATAGGGGGGAGCAGATGGTACATCAAATTCTGCCCCAAATATCACGGACGGTCCTTCTTGTGCCTCGGCCGCGGCCGCATGGGCAAGGGCGAGATGCCGATGACGGTAGAGTTCAGCTTCGACCTCAAAGGGGTGGTGAACCACCAGTCCCAGAAGATGACGCACACGTTCGACCGTGACAACGATGACTTCTTCTACGATCTAGAGCAAATTAGAAGAACGTCGCCCATGCAGGACGACAGCCTCCTTGTTCGGTGCTGCCTCACCGTTGTCATGCCGGAGGAGACTCCCATCGCCGTCCCAGTGTGCAGCAGCGAATCAGTGCTCACTCCTCTACTCAGCGCCATGCATGGCTAG